A region of the Struthio camelus isolate bStrCam1 chromosome 4, bStrCam1.hap1, whole genome shotgun sequence genome:
CCTTTCCTCTAGTGACACTCTGAGTGTCCCCTTGTCTCCCATGGTGGGGCCAGGACCACGCTGTGGACCTCCCCAAGCCGAAGGAGGCCTgtcccctgccctgctctccccaggGCTGCAGGGGCCAAACCCCTCAATCCCACCCGGCCTCAGCCCTGACCcctctccagccagcctcagccaTGCCAAGGCTACCGGGACAGGGCAGTGCGCCTGGGTGCCACAGTGTGGCGCCCAGCCCCTCGGGGCCCCTTCTGGGCCAGCTTAGGCCATGATCCCTGGCAGTGCACAGCTCCACCCCTAACaccaaccccaaccctaaccctaaacccctTCCAAACCACATGGCTAATCTTAGCCCTAACCCCAACCTTAACCTCAATTCCCACCATAACCCCAGCTCTAACAGTAGCTCGACTATAACCCCAAATCCAAACCCAAACTTAACCTCCAAACCCAACCCTCACCCCTACCCCAACCCCAGACTGAACCCTAACCTCAACTCCCACACCTAACACCAGCCccaaccctaactctaaccctaatcCCCTCCCCAGCCCTAACACCaactcctaaccctaaacctccACGACAACCTTAACACCAAGCCCTAATGCCAACCCTAACCCCCACCCCAATGCTAACACCAGCcataaccctagccctaacccccACCCCTAACTCCCACCCCAATACTAACATCAACTCCTaactaaaccctaaccctaatccccaCATCAGCCCTAATACCTGacccccaaccctaaccctaacaataCTAACCCCCACCCAAACCCTAACCCCCATCCCAGCCCCTAACCCAACACTTAACTGTAACCCTAACCTCCTCCCAGCCCCTAACCCTAACACCCAACCAAGCCCCTAACACCAACTCCTAACCCagcccctaaccctaacccaaactcTAACCCAACCcttaacccctaaccctaacccccatCCCAGCCCTTAACCCAACCCCTACCCCAACCCCTACCCCTAACCCAGCCTCTAACCTTACCCCTACCCCTACCCTAACCCCCTCCCAGCCCTTAACCCAACCCCTACCCCAACCCCTACCCCTAACCCAGCCTCTAACCTTACCCCTACCCCTACCCTAACCCCCTCCCAACCCCTAACCCAACCCCTACCCCAACCCCTACCCCTAACCCAGCCTCTAACCTTACCCCTACCCCTACCCtaaccccctcccagcccctacccctacccctacccctaacCCAAGCCCTCCCCCtaccgcgccccccacccccgcccggccccccgcccgccctgccgcTGTCCATggtgctgccggcgctgccccgggccggtGGCGCCTGCCGGGGGCCGGCGGACGCGGGAACCGGGACCCCGGACCCGGGGCTGCAGgagagggggggggtccccggggagggggcCTGCCCCCGCCTGCAGCCCCGTCGGGCGGGCACAGCTCTTGCCGGCCGCGGCAGTGCTcccgggagggggcgggcggccggtgcCCGTTCCCCGGCGTCTGGATTGGCTGCGGCTCCGTGACGCGGCCCCgtttaccgggggggggggggggccgctgcgGCGCCGCCGCAGAGCCGCCGGGATGAGCGCGGCCGCCCCCGACCCCAGCcgcggccccggtcccggccccggccggcggaaCGACGGCTCCGCCGCCTGCGCGCTGGCGGCcgaggcccggccgccgccccggtcGCGGTCCCGGTGCCGGGGCGGCGAGGCGGTGCTGCGCGCCCGCGCCGAGGCGGCCGGGTACCGGCGGCTgctgcgcgcccgcgccgccgaggtggaggcgctgcgcggggccgtgGGCGCGCTGCACCGGCAGCTGGAGGGGCTGCGCGACCGGCGGAGCGGCGAGCTCGCCAAGTACCAGgtgcgcccgccgccggggcccggacgcctgggcccgcggggGGGCCGGACAGCCGACACCGGGGGCAGGGGCTCCCGGGCACCGGGCACTGGGTGGGGGGGACACTAGGCACCGGGGGGGATGGGGCGCCCGGACaccgggcactgggggggggatattgggcaccgggggggggtggggcgcccggacaccgggcactgggggggggatATTGGGcaccgggggggagggggcgcccagACACTTGGCACTGGGGGGGGGACATTGGGcaccgggggggagggggcgcctggATACTGGGCACTGGGTGGGGGGAACACTGGGcaccgggggggagggggcgcccgaCACTGGGCACTGGGTGGGGGGGACATTGGGcaccgggggggaggggggcacccaGACACCAGGGATCAGGGACGGAGGGCTGGGGCCCAGATCgctgggtgtgggggaggctgtGGGGGGGGCTGGATGGGGCTGAGAGGAGCTGGGAGATTTGGGCtgagggggaaggggggcaaGGGGGCCTGGGTCGAGGGGTCCCAGAGGGCTGAGTTAGGGGGAGGGTGGGGTGAGCTGGACAGCTGGGGAAAGGGGTCTGAGTGGACTGGGAGGGGCAGCATGCCTGAGTTTGGGAGGGAGGGTCCGGGTGCCCCACTTTcctgggggaaggggagctgggtggggttgggggggctcGGACGCCTGGATTCTCAGGGTGCGGGGGGCAGTTGCTGAGGTTTGGGATGGGGAGGTGCAGACCTGCATGCCTGGAGTCTGGGGAAAGGGAGTCCGGGTGGGGCCGAGggggcctggacacctgggtcccatgaGGCTGGACCGGGCCCACAggagcgggtggcagagctgGAGCGGGAGATCGGCGAGGCCGAGCAGGAGATGGCCCGGTGCCTGCGGGAGTACCCGGCACTGCTGCGGCTCCGGATGGCCCTGGATGTGGAGATCGCCGCATACCGGTAGGTGGGCGGAGGGGGGCCTGGCCGGGCCGGTGCAGGGCTCAGCCCGGGCCGTGTCTCTTGCAGGGAGATGCTGGAGGGGGAAGAGCTGCGCCTGGGCTCCGCAGCCCCACTGTGACAGGACGCCCAGACCTCCCAGCTCTCCGTGCTGTGGgaccctggacacctgggtcgcCCTGGATCCCCATGCCCTGGGAGCCCTGGACTTCTGTGCTGTGGGATCCTCAGAGCCCTGGGATTCCCATGTCTCGGGACCCCCAGTCCCCCAGACTCCCCAGCCATGAGACCACTGGACCCTCTGGACCCCCGGACTCCTGGGACCCCTGGACCCTTCAGACCCTGCCCCGGGAGGCCCTGGCACCCCAGGAGGGCAGTGCCCACCGGGCCGCACATTCTCACCAGCCTCtccggagcagcagcagggctggggtcccggccccggcccacgtGGAAGCACCTCAATAAACGCCCCGTGGCATTACCCGGAGCTGGGCAGTCTGTGGTGATGGGGCTGGTGTCCCCAGCAGGTCCCTGTGCTGTGGGTctggggcagggagctggggcccagggctgccccggggctcctggctccctcctgcccggctACAGCCCCTCGCCAGGGTCCAGAGCTGCCGGCTGGGCACCCTGCAGGGACATCAAGGGGGACGGCATCACCCTGACCATGGGGCGCTCTGTGCCCATGGCGGGGAGCTGAGCCCTGGCCCTCCTGACCGTGGCCGCATCTCCATCCTGCTCTGGGGCCTGCTGCATCCTGGCATCAGAGTGTGGCAGGGGCAGCccaggctccctgccctgccgggcGGTGGGGACAGGGTGTTTCCCTGCCCCTGGCTGCCCCCCGGCCCTGCACACGTGCCCTCGGTGTGCAGCAGCGTGTCCCTGCCTGGGGTGCCGCACATGGGGCCCAGCAAGGGCGCTACAGCGGCCCCCAACAAGGGGGCAGCTTTTGGAGGAGGTTGATGAGAAATGGGGGGGGGTCCAAGGCGTGCAGCCCCATGTAGGGCATGGGCCCGTTCGGACACCTCGAGCCTCCCATGCGGAAGAGCAGGCAGgtgccagccctgcctgcagcgtggctgGCTGGAGGGCGCTGGCGGGGCTGCGGCGTGCGGACGCGGTCAGCGCTGGAGCGGGCgatgctctgtgccctgctcccgGGCTTGCCTGTCCCAGGGCTGGtgcaggctgtggggctgcagcagcacccaGCGGGAGGGAGCCTGGTGCTGGGCGAGCCTGTGTGGGACAGGCTGTGCCTCGTGTGGGGGctgagctgccccacagccccagagTCCTCACCACATGCATGCAAAGCCTCAACCAGGTTTTCTCAGCAAAGCCAAGCTCAGTTCTTTAATAGAAGGCTTAAAAACccacttcaaaataaaaggaattacCAGACGGGGTGTCTGCTGCAGGGTTGCAATGCCAGATGCACGCTATGGCCCCGGCTCCCGCGGATGGCCGAGGCCCTGGGCCGGGTGCCCCCCAGTGCTGTGGGGCGCAGTGGGACGGCGGGCACGCTGCAAGTGGGGGGGCAGGCGCACAGGTGGGGTCAGCGTGCCACCGGCCCCCGCTGCTGGGCCGCCACCACGTCCTGCCAGGCGCTCCAGGGGCTCCAGGTGGGGCTGGCGTAGGGGTCACGGCAGCTAATGCGCACTCGCCGCGTGCCTGCCGGGAGGCTGGTCTCCTCCACGCCCTCCAGGTCCTTGTCTGCCTGCAAGGCAGGTCCgcggtggggctgctgctgcccggcaTGGGGAGCGGGCACCCCGCGTGGGCACCGGCTGGGGGTGAGTTTCCAGGGACggtgggaaggggcaggagcagggatggtgcaggggagcagggatgctgcccagcgcagcggctctgGCAGGGAAGCAGAGGTGAGGGCTGTGGCGGCAATTTCCTGCCCTCAAGGGAATGGGGAGGGGAAGCAATCCCTGAGCATGGAGCAAGTCACAGTTCCTAAAGGACAGCCCTGTGCAGAGCAAAAGGTCCTGGCTGGGGTGGCCTTTGCTAAGGGGCAAAGCTCAGAGtcagacaggagaaaaaacaaacctaagaaagagtggaggcaatgcagtgcaggcatgcagcagtGTGGGCACGGGGCAGCGAGGGCACGGGGCAGCAAGGGCACAGCACAGCAAAGGCATAGGACAGCATGGCACGGGGCAGCGCGGGCACTAGCAGCATGGACGCAGGGCACGGAGAGGACAAGGCAGCACTGACACAGGGGAGCAGGGGCACAGGGCTGTGTGGGCATAGGGCAATGCGGGCATGGGGCAATGCAGGCATGGGGCAGCGAGGCCATGGGGCTGTGCAGGCATGGGGCAGCAGGGGCATGGGACTGCGCAGGCATGGGGCAGTGCAGGCATAGGGCAGTGAGGGCATGGTGCACTGAGAGCATGGAGATGTGCAAGCATGGGGCAGCAAGGGCATGGAGCTGTGCAGGCATGGGGCAGCAGGGGCATGGGGCAGTGAGGGCATGGGACAGCAGGGGCATGGGGCTATGCAGGCATGGGGCTGTGCAAGCATGGGGCAGTGCAAGCATGGGGCAGCGCAAGCATGGGGCAGCGCAAGCATGGGGCACTGAGGGCATGCAGCTGTGCAAGCATGGGGCAGCAAGGGCATAGGGCAGTGCAGGCATGGGACAGCAGGGGCATGGGGCTATGCAGGCATGGGGCAGCAAGGGCATAGGGCAGTGCAGGCATGGGGCAGCAGGGGCATGGGGCTATGCAGGCATGGGGCAGCAAGGGCATGGGCAGTGCAGGCATGGGGCAGCAGGGGCATGGGGCTATGCAGGCATGGGGCAGCAAGGGCATGGGCAGTGCAGGCATGGGGCAGCAGGGGCATGGGGCTATGCAGGCATGGGGCAGCAAGGGCATGGGCAGTGCAGGCATGGGGCAGCAGGGGCATGGGGCTATGCAGGCATGGGGCAGCAAGGGCATGGGCAGTGCAGGCATGGGGCAGCAGGGGCATGGGGCTATGCAGGCATGGGGCAGCAAGGGCATGGGCAGTGCAGGCATGGGGCAGTGCGGGCATGGGACAGTGAGGGCATGGGGCTGTGCAGGCACGGGGCAGCGAGGGCACGCGGCAACGTGCAGGATTACCTGTGTGCCATTGGGGAGCTCATACTGCAGGCGGTAGAGCAGGGCGAAGTAGGACTTGGGAAGCGGCCAGGAGGCCGGGGGGGCCCATGCCAGGTACAGCTGGTTCCCCTGCTGGCGCACTGTCAACTTCTGCGGCGGGTCGGGCTGCACTGTGGGCACAGCGTGGTGGGGACGTcaccccaggctgccccagcTGGGGCACCGAGCACCCCAGCCTGCACTCCGTGGGGCTGAGAGCCCCATGGGGCCAGTAGGACAGGGCTGGGACCGTGGGCATCCCCCATGGGGGACATGCCCGGCTGCCGGACCCCGCTGCCATGGGTCTGGGCTCACCGATGTCACGGATGAAGAAGTGAATGGTGAAGTTGAGGAAGGAGTTGTCCGAGAGTCCCTCGAGGTGCAGCTGCAGCGGGTGCAGCTCCTCCGCGAAG
Encoded here:
- the LOC138067222 gene encoding alpha-internexin-like, encoding MSAAAPDPSRGPGPGPGRRNDGSAACALAAEARPPPRSRSRCRGGEAVLRARAEAAGYRRLLRARAAEVEALRGAVGALHRQLEGLRDRRSGELAKYQERVAELEREIGEAEQEMARCLREYPALLRLRMALDVEIAAYREMLEGEELRLGSAAPL